In the Borrelia turicatae 91E135 genome, one interval contains:
- the ruvA gene encoding Holliday junction branch migration protein RuvA: MINKICGKIVEKRESSIVIVALPFEFEILVSSFCNAELGLQEDVEILTYLHLREDEIRLFGFLNVSEREVFEKLISVDGIGPKAALRILSGIKYNEFRDAVEREDVKLISNVKGIGNKMAGKIFLKLRGKLVKVNEASSGVLKFKELEQSIVNMGFDRKLVAAAIKEIMLIDEFLMLRQVDQEQFLFREILRKLSG; this comes from the coding sequence ATGATCAATAAGATTTGTGGTAAAATTGTAGAGAAAAGAGAGTCTAGTATTGTCATTGTAGCACTTCCCTTTGAATTTGAGATTTTAGTTAGTTCTTTTTGTAATGCAGAATTAGGGTTGCAAGAAGATGTTGAAATATTAACTTATCTTCATCTTCGAGAGGATGAAATTAGACTTTTTGGTTTTTTAAATGTATCGGAAAGAGAAGTTTTTGAAAAACTTATTAGTGTTGATGGAATAGGTCCAAAAGCGGCTTTGAGGATATTATCTGGGATAAAATATAATGAATTTAGAGATGCAGTTGAAAGAGAAGATGTTAAGCTTATTTCTAATGTCAAGGGCATTGGAAATAAAATGGCAGGCAAAATCTTTTTAAAACTTAGGGGGAAACTTGTTAAAGTTAATGAGGCAAGTTCAGGTGTATTGAAATTTAAGGAGCTTGAACAATCAATTGTTAATATGGGTTTTGATAGAAAATTGGTTGCAGCTGCTATTAAGGAAATTATGCTTATTGATGAGTTTTTAATGTTGAGACAAGTTGATCAAGAACAATTTTTGTTTAGAGAAATTTTAAGAAAGCTTTCAGGTTAA
- the queA gene encoding tRNA preQ1(34) S-adenosylmethionine ribosyltransferase-isomerase QueA yields MDTKEFYFDLPCKLIAQYPSEKRGLSRLMVLDSGNQKIYHNDSINDIFKYINSNTFLVFNDSRVRKSRIYAKTEHGGSIEFLILDRLAGDEFTSLISKAKKQNIGKVYMFPQGLLAQIISKTDNEFIIKFNKCVSESYFEQHGLIPLPPYIKRNYDRADEERYRTIYSKYIGSSASATAGLHFSEELFSKLDENNIEYDFITLHVGLGTFLPVRTKTIEEHKMHFESFSIKNSVALRLEESKALGKKILAIGTTTLRALESAYDKQKGFVRGEQKTNLFIYPGKGYEFKFVDMLFTNFHTPESTLLMLVSSFGGKDFVFSAYREAVKMNYKFFSYGDATLFLNHM; encoded by the coding sequence ATGGATACTAAAGAATTTTATTTTGATCTACCATGTAAGTTAATAGCACAGTATCCAAGTGAGAAAAGAGGCTTGTCAAGATTAATGGTGCTAGATTCTGGAAATCAGAAAATTTATCATAATGATTCAATAAACGATATTTTTAAGTACATTAATAGCAATACTTTTTTGGTGTTTAATGATTCAAGGGTTAGGAAATCGAGAATATATGCCAAGACGGAGCATGGAGGTAGTATTGAGTTTTTAATTCTAGATAGATTGGCAGGGGATGAATTTACATCTTTAATTTCTAAGGCTAAAAAACAGAATATTGGCAAAGTTTATATGTTTCCTCAAGGTTTATTGGCTCAAATAATTTCAAAGACAGATAATGAATTTATAATTAAATTTAATAAGTGTGTGAGTGAGTCTTACTTTGAACAGCATGGACTTATTCCTTTGCCACCTTATATTAAGAGAAACTATGATAGAGCGGATGAGGAGCGTTATCGAACGATTTATTCAAAATATATTGGTTCATCAGCATCAGCTACAGCGGGGTTACATTTTAGTGAGGAACTGTTTTCTAAATTGGATGAAAATAATATTGAATACGATTTTATTACACTTCATGTTGGGCTTGGTACTTTTCTTCCTGTAAGAACTAAGACAATAGAGGAACATAAAATGCATTTTGAAAGTTTTTCAATAAAAAATTCTGTAGCGCTTAGACTTGAGGAGTCAAAGGCTTTAGGTAAGAAGATTTTGGCTATTGGAACTACTACTCTTAGAGCATTAGAATCTGCTTATGATAAGCAAAAAGGTTTTGTAAGAGGTGAACAAAAAACTAATCTTTTTATTTACCCAGGAAAGGGGTATGAATTTAAATTTGTTGATATGCTTTTTACCAATTTTCATACACCAGAATCAACTCTTTTAATGTTAGTCTCTTCGTTTGGTGGTAAGGATTTTGTATTTAGTGCTTACAGGGAAGCTGTAAAAATGAATTATAAATTTTTCTCTTATGGTGATGCTACTTTATTTTTAAATCATATGTAG
- the priA gene encoding replication restart helicase PriA: MDKNSEHNFYYEIAFNIPVNRLFFYKYNLKLETGIRIITNFNGKDTIGIIIKRYAKEELKENFTFEIKDIIKVIDKNAIIIEHNINLAHWISQKTFSGFGETLFCGLPKISTSNKEIKNNDNENLSYKLPIQLNEEQNSIYKEIIESNIQNTFYLFGVPGSGKTEIFIKLCENYLEQKKQIIFLIPEISLGYQIIKRIKSNLSTNKVYEYNSKVSNSTKTLIWNKVKNGENLIIIGVKSALMLPFKNLGLIIMDEEHEYTYKSENTPRFHSRHIGFFLQSTFNAKFVMGSATPSLEAYLAMENNQIKKMVLKNKFFERTFKELKIIDMKKERQIISSELLYSIQKSLIDKRQALIFINKRGYSKTLECKICGHIIYCPHCSFNLIYHKSENKLICHYCNYKTNIINNCPNCNSQDIIYKTYGIQFIERELKNFLPNARIARTDSDLNKKEIIQSINAFENGQLDILIGTQIIAKGFNFKQIKTLGIINADIGMGLPDFRSSERIFAIISQVLGRAARFQSDNTIIIQTKNPDYYPIKYAYEGKYEEFYKEEIKIRKELNYPPFKKIIRIVIRSKKQETARHKCLEFFEISKELLNDKIEYLGPSKAPMSKISKYYRYNIIYLSKSFNLLEKLIRHTKEKIKLTRDTYIEIDYYPISLL; encoded by the coding sequence ATGGATAAAAACTCAGAACACAATTTTTACTATGAAATTGCGTTTAATATTCCCGTAAATAGACTTTTTTTTTATAAATATAACTTAAAATTAGAAACAGGAATAAGAATAATAACAAATTTTAATGGAAAAGACACAATTGGAATCATAATTAAAAGATATGCTAAGGAAGAACTTAAGGAAAATTTCACATTTGAAATAAAAGATATAATAAAAGTCATTGACAAGAATGCAATAATAATAGAACATAACATCAATCTTGCACACTGGATCAGTCAAAAAACATTTTCTGGATTTGGAGAAACTCTATTTTGTGGGTTACCTAAAATTTCAACTTCAAATAAAGAAATCAAAAATAATGACAATGAAAATTTAAGCTATAAACTACCCATTCAATTAAATGAAGAACAAAATAGTATTTATAAAGAAATTATTGAATCAAACATACAAAATACATTTTACTTATTTGGTGTCCCCGGCTCTGGAAAAACAGAAATATTTATCAAACTATGCGAAAACTATTTGGAACAAAAAAAACAAATAATTTTCTTAATTCCCGAAATTTCTCTGGGCTATCAAATAATTAAAAGGATAAAATCAAATCTAAGCACAAATAAAGTCTATGAATATAACTCAAAAGTATCAAATTCAACGAAAACCTTAATATGGAATAAAGTCAAGAATGGAGAAAATTTAATTATAATTGGTGTTAAGAGCGCATTAATGTTGCCATTTAAGAATTTAGGGTTAATAATAATGGACGAAGAACATGAATACACATATAAATCTGAAAACACCCCAAGATTTCATTCAAGACACATAGGATTTTTTCTACAAAGCACATTTAATGCCAAATTTGTAATGGGAAGTGCAACACCATCACTTGAAGCATATCTTGCCATGGAAAATAATCAGATAAAAAAAATGGTTTTAAAAAATAAATTTTTTGAAAGAACATTCAAAGAACTTAAAATAATAGACATGAAAAAAGAACGCCAAATAATATCTTCAGAATTGCTTTACAGTATACAAAAAAGTTTAATTGATAAAAGACAAGCACTAATATTTATCAATAAAAGAGGATATTCAAAAACACTTGAATGCAAGATTTGTGGACATATAATTTACTGTCCACATTGTTCTTTCAATTTAATTTACCATAAAAGTGAAAATAAACTCATCTGTCATTACTGTAATTACAAAACAAACATAATAAATAATTGTCCTAATTGCAACTCACAAGATATCATATACAAAACATATGGGATTCAATTTATTGAAAGAGAATTAAAAAATTTTTTGCCGAATGCAAGAATAGCAAGAACAGACTCCGATCTTAATAAAAAAGAAATTATTCAATCAATAAATGCATTTGAAAATGGACAATTAGATATCTTAATTGGAACACAAATCATTGCAAAAGGTTTTAATTTTAAACAGATCAAAACACTAGGTATCATTAATGCAGATATTGGAATGGGTTTACCTGATTTTAGAAGCAGTGAAAGAATTTTTGCAATAATCTCACAAGTACTAGGCAGAGCTGCAAGATTCCAAAGTGACAACACAATTATTATTCAAACAAAAAATCCGGATTATTATCCTATAAAATACGCATATGAGGGCAAATATGAAGAATTTTATAAAGAAGAAATAAAAATTCGAAAAGAATTAAATTATCCTCCTTTTAAAAAAATCATTAGAATAGTAATTAGAAGCAAAAAACAAGAAACTGCTAGACATAAATGTTTAGAATTTTTTGAAATATCTAAAGAGTTATTAAATGATAAGATCGAATATCTTGGCCCATCAAAAGCACCCATGTCAAAAATATCCAAATACTATAGGTATAATATAATATATTTATCAAAATCATTCAATTTACTTGAAAAGCTAATACGTCACACAAAAGAAAAAATAAAATTAACAAGAGATACATACATTGAAATAGATTATTACCCAATTTCATTGCTTTAA
- a CDS encoding rhodanese-like domain-containing protein, producing MIVSYIKLICLIVFLFFYIWFFIVLKMKRTNLVLLEKIKNGAKILDIRSPKEYSKSHYAKSINIPFKDLFAKKDKLGNVETQIIIYGKTFNKSIEAKKILKGLGFNNVFVAGTLKNMPKLPSSKEEVNG from the coding sequence ATGATTGTTAGTTATATAAAGCTTATATGTTTGATAGTTTTTCTCTTTTTTTATATTTGGTTCTTTATTGTTTTAAAGATGAAAAGAACTAATTTGGTTTTACTGGAAAAAATTAAAAATGGTGCAAAAATATTAGATATTAGATCCCCCAAAGAATATAGTAAATCTCATTATGCAAAATCAATCAATATTCCTTTTAAGGATTTGTTTGCTAAAAAAGATAAGTTAGGTAATGTTGAAACCCAAATAATAATTTATGGTAAAACTTTTAACAAGTCTATTGAAGCTAAGAAAATTTTAAAAGGATTAGGCTTTAATAATGTATTTGTTGCAGGAACTTTAAAAAACATGCCTAAATTGCCTAGTTCTAAAGAAGAGGTTAATGGTTAA
- a CDS encoding diphosphate--fructose-6-phosphate 1-phosphotransferase, protein MVSVFQKERYKYIPKLPKILENDFQNISVVFGEKTEALGDRDALREIFKNTYGLPVVNFTQGSSNVDFTRVLNVGIILSGGPAPGGHNVVAGIFDAIKKSNPNSKIFGFKGGPSGLLEDKKIEITQELIDSYRNTGGFDIVSSGRTKIETDAQYEQALSVILKNNLNALIVIGGDDSNTNAALLAEFFKKKHHDIQVIGVPKTIDADLRNAHIQISFGFDSATKTYSEMIGNLCRDAMSTRKYWHFVKLMGRSASHVALECALKTHPNICIISEEILAKKKTLSELVRDITSVVVKRSLKGYDFGVVIVPEGVIEFIPEVKSLMIELCSIFDSNESEFKGLDVEDIRKIFISKLSGYMREVYVSLPLFIQIELVNSVLERDPHGNFNVSRVPTEKLFMEMVNVRLEELRKLGEYSGKFVPIDHFFGYEGRSVAPSNFDSDYCYSLGYNAAILVLNGLTGYMSSVKNLNKNATEWLAGGVPLTMMMNMEERYGVAKPVIKKALVDLKGAPFNEFVKNREEWAVNNLYVSPGPIQYFGVSELVDEVTLTLKLELEN, encoded by the coding sequence ATGGTATCAGTTTTTCAAAAAGAAAGATATAAATATATTCCAAAACTGCCGAAAATTTTGGAAAATGATTTTCAAAATATTAGTGTGGTTTTTGGTGAAAAAACAGAAGCCCTTGGAGATAGAGATGCTTTAAGAGAAATTTTTAAAAATACTTATGGGCTTCCAGTTGTAAATTTTACTCAAGGTTCTTCAAATGTGGATTTTACAAGGGTTTTAAATGTAGGAATAATTCTCTCTGGTGGTCCTGCTCCTGGAGGGCATAATGTTGTTGCTGGCATTTTTGATGCGATAAAAAAATCTAATCCGAATTCAAAAATTTTTGGGTTCAAAGGTGGACCTTCAGGTTTATTAGAGGATAAAAAAATTGAGATTACACAAGAGTTAATAGATTCTTATAGAAATACAGGAGGGTTTGATATTGTATCTTCTGGTCGAACTAAAATAGAGACTGATGCTCAGTATGAACAGGCTTTGTCAGTTATTCTTAAAAATAATCTTAATGCTCTTATTGTTATTGGTGGAGATGATTCAAATACCAATGCGGCTTTATTGGCAGAGTTTTTTAAGAAAAAACATCATGATATTCAAGTTATTGGTGTTCCAAAAACAATTGATGCTGATTTGAGGAATGCACATATTCAGATTTCATTTGGATTTGATTCTGCTACTAAGACTTATTCTGAAATGATAGGCAATTTATGTCGTGATGCTATGTCAACTAGGAAATATTGGCATTTTGTGAAGCTTATGGGAAGAAGTGCATCTCATGTTGCTCTTGAGTGTGCATTAAAGACACATCCTAATATCTGCATTATATCTGAAGAAATTTTAGCAAAGAAGAAAACTTTATCGGAGCTTGTAAGAGACATAACTTCTGTTGTAGTAAAACGTTCTTTAAAAGGATATGATTTTGGTGTTGTTATAGTTCCTGAAGGTGTTATTGAATTCATTCCCGAAGTTAAATCTTTAATGATTGAGTTGTGCAGTATATTTGATAGTAATGAAAGTGAATTTAAGGGATTAGATGTTGAGGATATACGAAAAATTTTTATCTCTAAGCTTAGTGGTTATATGAGAGAAGTGTATGTATCTTTGCCTTTATTTATTCAAATTGAACTTGTAAATTCTGTTTTAGAGAGAGATCCTCATGGTAACTTTAATGTATCAAGAGTTCCTACTGAGAAACTGTTTATGGAAATGGTTAATGTTAGATTAGAAGAGTTGAGAAAGCTTGGTGAATATAGTGGTAAATTTGTTCCTATTGATCATTTTTTTGGCTATGAGGGTAGAAGTGTTGCTCCTTCAAATTTTGATAGTGATTATTGTTATAGTTTGGGATATAATGCAGCAATACTTGTTTTAAATGGCTTAACAGGTTATATGTCTAGTGTTAAAAACTTAAATAAAAATGCTACTGAATGGCTTGCAGGTGGAGTGCCTTTAACAATGATGATGAATATGGAAGAGAGATATGGTGTTGCTAAACCCGTTATTAAGAAGGCCCTTGTTGATTTGAAAGGAGCACCTTTTAATGAGTTTGTGAAGAATCGTGAAGAATGGGCAGTGAATAATCTATATGTTTCCCCAGGACCTATTCAATATTTTGGTGTTTCTGAGCTTGTTGATGAAGTGACTTTAACATTGAAATTAGAATTGGAAAATTAA
- the ruvB gene encoding Holliday junction branch migration DNA helicase RuvB → MDFGGGSKFLSSDKNFLYDRNESELRPKSLKDFVRQSHIKENLNIFIKASRDRNEALDHVFLSGPPGLGKTTLASIIAFEMNTTIKMTSAPALDKPKDIVGILTTLDDKSILFIDEIHRLKPVIEEMLYIAMEDYKIDWIIGQGPAARTVRMPIPKFTLIGATTKPGKVASPLYARFGIVFRFDLYNEDELVKIIQRNSIILNVKLEDKAAWLLARSSRGTPRVANRLLRRMRDFAQVGGYGLITESIVSSGLEMLKIDHKGLDEQDRNILRSLILKFKGGPVGVETLAISVGETADSLEDFYEPYLILKGLIERTSRGRKATDFAYFHLNLNKNNHDDLNTGEYGY, encoded by the coding sequence ATGGATTTTGGAGGGGGATCTAAGTTTTTAAGTTCTGACAAGAATTTTCTGTATGATAGAAATGAGAGTGAACTTAGGCCAAAATCCCTTAAAGATTTTGTAAGACAATCTCATATTAAAGAAAATTTAAATATTTTTATAAAGGCATCTAGAGATAGAAATGAAGCGCTTGATCATGTTTTTTTAAGTGGCCCCCCAGGGCTTGGGAAGACTACTCTGGCTAGTATTATTGCTTTTGAAATGAATACTACAATTAAGATGACTTCAGCTCCAGCTCTTGATAAGCCAAAAGATATTGTTGGTATTTTAACGACGCTTGATGATAAGAGTATTTTATTTATTGATGAGATACATAGGCTTAAACCCGTAATAGAAGAGATGCTTTATATTGCAATGGAAGATTATAAGATAGACTGGATAATTGGACAAGGTCCTGCTGCAAGGACTGTAAGAATGCCAATTCCTAAATTCACTTTAATTGGCGCTACTACAAAGCCTGGAAAAGTGGCGTCACCGCTTTATGCGAGATTTGGAATTGTATTTAGATTTGATCTTTATAATGAAGATGAACTTGTGAAGATAATACAGAGAAATTCGATTATTTTAAATGTTAAATTGGAGGATAAAGCTGCCTGGCTTCTTGCAAGAAGTTCAAGAGGAACGCCTCGTGTAGCAAATAGGCTTTTAAGACGGATGAGAGATTTTGCACAAGTTGGTGGTTATGGTTTGATTACAGAGAGTATTGTGAGTTCTGGACTTGAAATGTTAAAAATTGATCATAAAGGACTTGATGAACAAGATAGAAATATTTTAAGGAGTTTAATACTGAAATTTAAAGGTGGACCTGTTGGTGTTGAAACTTTAGCAATTTCTGTTGGCGAGACAGCAGATTCTCTTGAGGATTTTTACGAACCCTATCTTATTTTAAAGGGTCTAATTGAGAGGACTAGCAGAGGACGCAAGGCTACTGATTTTGCATATTTTCATCTAAATTTGAATAAAAATAATCATGATGACTTAAATACTGGAGAATATGGATACTAA
- a CDS encoding YitT family protein, protein MKKKRNKWTRIKQKIKFIILKILRKQLKNILKDPKLILISTLQITTGSLLMAISTNILYIPHGLLSGGIAGIALMMHYLLNFNLGLTIFILNIPLFIIGIKFLNITFVIQSWIAMALYSLIVNYSQFLQYKMQINDMILVSILAGLISGLGLGLIFRAKGSSGGTDIVSMIIKEKYSISIGTTNFLFNLAVLLIAAAFFNIEIALYTLIASFVTAIMTDKTSTGFGNQKAILIISDKGKEISYLLTNKLKVAATLLEGKGAWAGNDKTIVFIVVPTMRMSRIKYISQKIDPNCFITVLNTNEITGGKKIIESPITNKYDTTT, encoded by the coding sequence ATGAAAAAAAAAAGGAATAAATGGACTAGAATAAAACAAAAAATTAAGTTCATTATATTAAAAATACTGAGAAAACAGCTAAAGAATATCCTCAAAGATCCAAAATTAATACTGATTAGCACATTACAAATAACAACTGGTTCACTCTTAATGGCAATATCCACAAACATTTTATACATACCACACGGACTTTTAAGTGGTGGCATTGCAGGAATTGCACTTATGATGCATTACCTCTTAAACTTTAATCTAGGACTTACAATATTCATATTAAACATTCCATTATTCATTATTGGAATCAAGTTCTTAAATATAACATTTGTAATTCAAAGCTGGATCGCAATGGCTTTATACTCACTCATAGTCAACTATTCACAATTTTTACAATACAAAATGCAAATAAACGATATGATACTTGTATCAATTTTAGCAGGTCTCATATCAGGTCTTGGACTTGGTCTAATCTTTAGAGCAAAGGGATCATCAGGTGGTACAGACATTGTCTCCATGATAATTAAAGAAAAATATTCAATTAGCATTGGAACTACAAATTTCCTATTTAACCTTGCAGTTTTACTAATTGCAGCAGCCTTTTTCAATATTGAAATTGCCCTTTACACTTTAATTGCTTCATTTGTAACAGCTATAATGACGGATAAGACAAGTACAGGATTTGGTAATCAAAAAGCAATCCTTATTATCTCAGATAAAGGAAAAGAAATATCTTATTTGCTTACCAATAAATTAAAAGTAGCAGCTACACTACTTGAGGGAAAAGGTGCTTGGGCTGGAAACGATAAAACTATAGTTTTTATAGTAGTTCCTACAATGCGTATGTCCAGAATTAAATATATTTCTCAAAAAATTGACCCTAACTGCTTCATTACAGTACTCAACACAAATGAAATAACTGGTGGAAAAAAAATTATTGAATCACCAATTACAAATAAATACGATACTACAACTTAA
- the udk gene encoding uridine kinase, giving the protein MVKIIGITGGSGSGKTTVVNKISEVIPEFVLISQDNYYKSVGDYEYEFLDVNFDHPDAFDNNLFYKHLKKLKENKLIHMPLYDFINHKRKDETVEIVPTPVVIVEGIMIFVEERVRNLIDLKIYIDTPNDIRFIRRLERDMSKRGRTLESVIEQYLSTTRAGYYRFIEPTKEYADLIIPEGGHNDKALYVLSSFLRTLGQESSVFF; this is encoded by the coding sequence ATGGTTAAAATTATCGGAATAACAGGTGGATCTGGGAGTGGGAAAACTACAGTTGTTAATAAAATTAGTGAAGTTATTCCTGAATTTGTTCTTATATCGCAAGATAATTATTATAAAAGTGTCGGTGATTATGAATATGAATTTTTAGATGTTAATTTTGATCATCCAGATGCTTTTGATAACAATTTGTTTTATAAGCACTTAAAGAAACTAAAAGAAAATAAGTTAATTCATATGCCTCTTTATGATTTTATTAATCATAAAAGAAAAGATGAAACCGTTGAAATAGTTCCAACTCCTGTTGTTATTGTTGAAGGTATTATGATTTTTGTTGAAGAGAGAGTACGCAATTTGATAGATTTAAAGATATATATTGATACGCCTAATGATATTAGGTTTATTAGGAGACTTGAACGAGATATGTCTAAGAGGGGGCGTACATTGGAATCCGTTATTGAACAGTATTTAAGTACTACTAGGGCAGGATATTATAGATTTATTGAACCTACTAAGGAATATGCTGACCTTATTATTCCTGAAGGAGGACATAATGATAAAGCCCTTTATGTTCTCTCATCTTTCTTAAGAACTCTTGGACAAGAAAGTTCAGTTTTTTTTTAA
- the ruvC gene encoding crossover junction endodeoxyribonuclease RuvC, with protein MRILGIDPGLANVGWGILDRKGSKYMYVQDGTVITHPFMSLKDRLKLISDEIILIIDNFKPDVASIENIYFAKNKKTAISVSEARGAIILTFALKNLDFYEYTPIQVKNSISGFGRIEKVQVKYVIRILLGMKPDFIFTSDHSSDALALAICHGNYHIL; from the coding sequence ATGAGAATATTAGGTATCGATCCTGGACTTGCAAATGTTGGATGGGGAATTTTAGATAGGAAAGGTAGTAAGTACATGTATGTTCAAGATGGAACTGTCATAACTCATCCTTTTATGTCTTTGAAAGATAGGTTAAAATTAATTTCTGATGAAATTATTCTTATTATTGATAATTTTAAACCTGATGTTGCAAGCATTGAGAATATTTATTTTGCTAAAAATAAAAAAACGGCTATAAGTGTGTCTGAAGCACGAGGGGCTATTATTTTAACTTTTGCTTTGAAAAATTTAGATTTTTATGAGTATACTCCAATACAGGTCAAGAATTCAATTTCTGGGTTTGGTAGAATTGAAAAAGTACAAGTAAAATATGTTATTCGTATTTTACTTGGGATGAAACCCGATTTTATTTTTACTAGTGATCATAGTAGTGATGCATTAGCGCTTGCAATTTGTCATGGTAATTATCATATTTTGTGA
- a CDS encoding RluA family pseudouridine synthase, whose protein sequence is MKKFQKEFIVRKDSQRLDIYLSEDLCLFTRSQIKKREVKAFKYHDGVFVAIKLSRPVFVDDKILIEFNEEINLREYVRPLNLPISILYEDINVIVVDKPQGILSHPGISNLENTIVNFLLYHISGLRDSFQEDKLRPGIVHRLDKETSGVMICAKNLKTLNFLSRQFKERFVKKVYIAVVKGNFKIDSGIIETFIDRDRHDRKRFSVHENRGKRALTEYRVLASIGNYSLVALKPKTGRTHQLRVHMKHLNHPILGDSIYARLDKEFKEMSLMLHAFKLEINIKEGSLKKFISVFPQRFINFLSIFYDKETLSILVNDFIVFLDKF, encoded by the coding sequence ATGAAAAAATTTCAAAAAGAGTTTATTGTAAGGAAAGATTCTCAAAGATTGGATATTTATTTGTCTGAAGATTTGTGTCTTTTTACTAGAAGCCAAATTAAGAAAAGAGAGGTAAAAGCTTTTAAATATCATGATGGTGTTTTTGTTGCAATAAAATTATCAAGACCCGTTTTTGTAGATGATAAAATATTAATAGAGTTTAATGAAGAAATTAATTTAAGGGAATATGTAAGACCTTTGAATTTGCCTATTAGTATTCTTTATGAAGATATAAATGTCATTGTTGTGGATAAACCCCAAGGTATTTTAAGTCATCCTGGTATATCTAACTTAGAGAATACTATTGTAAATTTTCTTTTATACCATATCTCGGGCTTAAGAGATAGTTTTCAGGAGGATAAACTTAGACCCGGAATTGTGCATCGGTTAGATAAAGAAACGTCTGGTGTGATGATTTGTGCTAAAAATTTGAAAACTTTAAATTTCTTATCTAGACAGTTTAAGGAAAGATTTGTTAAGAAAGTTTATATTGCAGTTGTTAAAGGCAATTTTAAAATTGATTCTGGTATTATTGAAACTTTTATAGATAGAGATAGACATGATAGAAAAAGATTTAGCGTGCATGAGAATAGGGGAAAGAGGGCATTAACTGAGTATAGAGTATTGGCTAGTATAGGTAATTATTCCTTGGTAGCTCTAAAGCCTAAAACAGGACGTACTCATCAATTAAGAGTTCATATGAAGCATTTAAATCATCCAATATTAGGAGATAGTATTTATGCTAGATTGGATAAAGAGTTTAAAGAAATGTCTTTGATGCTTCATGCTTTCAAACTTGAAATTAATATTAAAGAAGGTTCTTTGAAAAAATTTATTTCAGTATTTCCACAAAGATTCATTAATTTTTTATCGATATTTTACGATAAAGAGACGTTAAGTATACTTGTTAATGATTTTATTGTATTTTTAGATAAGTTTTAA
- the truA gene encoding tRNA pseudouridine(38-40) synthase TruA, which yields MKKVLAKITYDGSLYYGFQIQPKKPTIQGEIEKVLEKISKTKIKIHSAGRTDKGVHARGQIISFYIKINIKLKNLKTAINSLLKDDIRIIKLKYVEDKFQPRFDAKRRKYSYYILNNENHYPWEGYRAYYVKKKLNINRLNEMAEMLIGIHDFTTFSCIRDQTNSKLKEIYYARFKKKNKFIIFEIIGSSFLWKMVRSIVGVMIDIEIKNEPVDTFKKILNSKNRKLTRKTAPAKALFLDKVFYE from the coding sequence ATGAAAAAAGTACTTGCAAAAATAACATATGACGGTTCGCTATATTATGGATTTCAAATCCAACCAAAAAAACCAACAATTCAAGGAGAAATTGAAAAGGTATTAGAGAAAATAAGTAAAACAAAGATTAAAATTCATTCAGCAGGCAGAACAGATAAAGGAGTACATGCAAGAGGACAAATAATATCTTTTTATATAAAAATAAATATTAAGCTCAAAAATCTAAAAACAGCAATAAATTCCCTATTAAAGGACGATATTAGAATAATAAAATTAAAGTACGTAGAAGATAAATTTCAACCTAGATTTGATGCCAAGAGAAGAAAATATAGCTATTACATACTCAACAATGAAAACCACTATCCTTGGGAAGGATATCGGGCTTATTATGTAAAGAAAAAACTAAATATTAATAGACTAAATGAAATGGCCGAAATGCTAATTGGAATACACGATTTTACTACCTTCTCATGCATAAGAGACCAAACAAACTCAAAATTGAAAGAAATTTATTATGCTAGATTTAAGAAAAAAAATAAATTTATAATCTTTGAAATAATAGGCTCTTCATTTTTATGGAAAATGGTAAGATCAATAGTAGGAGTAATGATCGATATAGAGATAAAAAATGAACCTGTCGATACTTTTAAAAAAATTTTAAACTCAAAAAATAGAAAACTTACAAGAAAAACAGCACCCGCTAAAGCTTTATTTTTAGATAAGGTTTTTTATGAATAA